DNA from Thermococcus argininiproducens:
TCTACTATGGCTTTGATGTTTTTTAAAACTTGATGTGTTTGGGCCCTAATACCCCCCTCTACTAACTTCCCACTCTCAGGATCTACTGGAATCTGGCCAGAAATAAAAAGAAAATTCCCGATTTTTATGGCTTGACTATATGGACCAATAGGTTTGGGGGCCTTTTCTGTAAATATTATTTCTTTCATTTTCCTCCACCTCCAGAGATTTATTTCTTTAAAAACCTCTGTTGCACCTCAATTAGATAATCTATTTCTTCCTTTGTATTGAAAAAGTGAGTGCTTACTCTTATCCCCCCTACTCCACCAACAAATCTTAGAGAAACTTTTATTGGCTTTTCGTGGGGTGCTGGAGCACTAAAGTATTCGTATGTCTTTTGATCCAATTGATGATCTCCTGTGCTATAAACTATGAGACCATGACGTTTCTTTTTATCTTCAGGTGTCACAAGGGTGCAACCTATTTCATAAAGCCTGTCAACCAAGTAATCCCCTAAACTACGCACTCTTTTTTCAATTTTCTCTGACCCAATATCTAAGAGAAAGTCCAAGGTAGCATTCCATCCAAAAAGAACCGGTGTTACACACAATCCCATTTCAAATCTGTTTGCAGTCTTCACTAGTGGGTAGTCCCAATGCTTCACGTTATCATGCTCTGGACTTCCGAAAGGTATTCCTCCTGGAACATCCGCCCATATGTAGTTTCGAAAATCTGGGTCAAACTCTTCTATGAGGTCTTCTCGTATGTAAAATATCCCTGCACCCTCTGGGCCACTCTGCCACTTATAACTCCCGGTAAGAAGGAAATCCACATCATCTTTATGCACGTTAACATCTATTGCCCCTACTGCTTGAATAGCATCGTCAAGCACGTATGCTCCATGCTCATGGGCCAATTTAGAGACCTCTTTGACATCATATGTAAATCCACTCCAAGCCATGGTGTGATTTACAACCACTAGTTTTGTATTGTCATCGATAGCTTTTTCCAGATCCGACATCAAGATTTCTCCATTGACATTCTTGATCCTTCTTAGTTCAATACCTTTCCTTCTCAAATTAAGGAGTATGTACGGGATTGATGGATAATCCATATCAGTAAAGACTACATTATCTCCTTTTTGCCATTTTATTAAGTCATTTATTATCAAGTTTGCCCCAGTCATCACTCTGTAGAGGTTTGTTACTTCCTCCTCTTTTGCATGTATAAGTTTTGCTGACTTTCTAATAGTTTCAAAAAAAACTGTAGTGAGAAATGGGTGAGTTGCTGGACCATACGGAGCATCATCTTCAATTCTCCCAGCCTCATAAAGAGTAATACACTCACGCATGGCATCCATCCAGTATCTTCCAGGAATCATCTGATCTGCTGCATTAAAGAAAACCCAATGCTTTAACATTGGAAAGTTATTTCTAACCTCTTTCAGGTTTATTCCATTTACACTCATTGCATCCACCTCCACCAACCATGTTTGCTTTAAAGAAAAAATAAAAGGTCATGAAGTAAAGAAGGAATACCATCCCCACAAGAGTGTCAATATTATGAATATTGGCAAGACAAACTTTATCCAATAGAACAAGACTGTCTCAAGTGTTCCTTTAAACTTTGTTTTAGAGCCTTTTCTCAGTTCCTCAAAAGCCTTAGACCTTCCTAGAATCCATGTAAAGGTTATTATGGCTATTAAAGATCCTATTGGAAGCATTGTAGATCCCCAAAAGAGATCGTTGTAGAGTAGGAAGTTTAGATTGTACATCGTAGGAAGTCCTAGGATAAATTCAATTACAATCATGAAAATAGTAGTCTTCTTTCTGTCCCAGCCAAATTTTTCTTCAAATGCATCAATAACAATCTCAAATCCAGGTATTGCTGAGAGAACTGCAACTAAGAATAGCGCAAGGAAGAACAATGCAGCGAATATTAGGCCTCCTGGGATTTGTTTAAAGACTTCTGGGAGGGTTATAAAGATTAGTGGTGGTCCTGATGCGGGATCTATTCCAAATGCAAAAACTGCCGGGAGTACCACAAGACCTGCAAGAAATGCCGCTGCAGTATCACCAAATGCTGTCCACACACCTGAAGAGACCAAATCTTGGTCATCAGAGAGGTGTGAGCCATAGATAAATATCCATGTCGCTCCTAAGCCAAGACTGAAAAATACTTGGCCCATTGACGCGAGTATTGTCATTGGAGTTATTGCAGACCAATTAGGCTTTAAATAGTATGCCAATCCGTCCATAGCTCCTGGCAATGTGAATACACGAAGTATAAGTACTATAAATGACAGATAGAAAAATGGCATGAATATTTTACTTGCACGCTCTATTCCTTTTCTAATTCCTCCTAGCAATATCATGCCAATGAACACCAAGACTATCAAGTCCATTGCTGCTTGTATTGACATGCTGCCCAATGTGTTCTCAAAGAAGGTTCCAGCGTCCACATTAGTGTACATCCCTCCAAGGGATCCTAAGAAATACCAAAGAACCCATCCTATTACCACTAAATAGTAAGAGACCGCCATGATGGCCACCATTACAAGTAGCCATCCGACATATTTTCCGCCTGGAAGTCCTGCTTTTATGAATGCTGTTGCAGGCCCGCTTTTTGTGTATCTAGCAACTGTAAATTCCGCCCAAAGAGCAGGTATTCCTATTGTAACTATTAAAAAAAGATAGACGGCTAAAAATGCTGCTCCACCGAATTTTCCTAACATGTATGGGAATCTCCATACATTCCCAAGCCCTACTGCAACACCTATAAGGGCCAAAATCGCCCCTGTTTTAGTCGCCCAAGTTTCTCTACCCTTTCCACTAATTTCCGGCACGTTAATCACCTCTCCAAAACTGCCAAATAATCAAACAACTTATCAATATCCTCTTTAGAATTGAAAATGTGCATTGCCACCCTAACCGCAGGTCCTCTTGGGGATACAATAATTTTGTTCTGTAAGAGACTCTTCGCAATTCTGTGGGGGTTTTCTGTTTTAAAAACAAACATTGGCCCCATGTTTTCTTGATTTTTCGGTGACAGAATGTCCAAATGATGCTCCTCTCCTAATTCCGTTGCATATGAAACTAAGGAAGATACATGAGACTCAATGCGTTTCGGACCAATTTTCCTTATGAGTCTAATAGCTTCAAGTGAAGTCAATATTGTGGGAACTGCAGGGGAACCACTCTCAAATCTTCGGGCACTGTTTGAATAGTCTAGATTGTAGATATCAAAAGAGAAAGGATTTTGTTGTCCAAACCACCCTGTTATTGTAGGTTCAAGCTCCTCTATTAGCTCTTGTCTAACGTACATTATTCCTAAACCAGCACCTCCTAGAAGATACTTGAGAGTTGTGGTAACTAATACATCTATCTGCTCTTTCTTAACATCTATGTCAACAACTCCTGTTGATTGAGCATCGTCAATAACCAACAGCGCTCCGTGCTCATGTGCTATGTCTGAAAGAGCAAGAATACTCTCATATTTGAATCCACTCTGATAACAAACATGCGGTTCTGAAAGCACTAAGGTGTTGTCATCTATAGCCTTCTCTATTTCCTCAAGTTCAATTTTCCATTCTTTACTACTTACAAATTTTACTTTAGCACCATGTTTTCTTTGAGCAAGCCAAACATGCCCTACGGTAGGAAAGTTCAAGTCACTAAGCACCACATTTTTACCTTTGTATTCCAGAGCGGTCGCTATTGATGCTAATCCACTGCTCACGTTTGGTGTAAGAGCGATTTCATCTACATGGGCTCCGATAAGCTTTGCTGCTTCTTTTCTAAGTTCTTCATATTTCTCCATCCAAAAGTCCCAGTTCATGCCTTTCTTTTCCCAGTCTTCTATGTAATTCAATAAAACCTCTTTCACTGGCTTGCTTAGAGGACCATACGAACAAGAAGCGAAATAAGAGATGTTTTTTTCTGAGAGTATTGGAAAAAGACTTTGAATCTCTTGTTTGTCCATAGGAAACACCAAAATCTTTTACATAGTTTTCTATATAAGCTTGACGTTTAAAAATTAAAATTAAGCATTTTGAAACAGTTTTTATAATCGGATTTTTACGTAGAAGTCCAAAATATAGTTTAAAAATTTAACCCAATTTTTAAAAAAAAAGATAAACTTAATAACTTGCATTAAGCATTTATTAGGAGGCAAAACTATATGAAATCTACTTCCACTCTTGATCGGGCTGCCCAAACGTTGATTCAAGAAGTTTTGAGAATAAAAGAAAACGAAAATGTGCTATTAATATCTGATTTCTCTAACAAATGGAACCTGATTCACGAAATAGTCTCAAAGATTCTAACTAACGGAGCAATACCTTATGTTTTCTCATTTAATGTAACATTAGAAAATGAAGACATCCCTAGAGAGGCGTTCCCCTTATTAGAACTTGCAAACGCAATAATACTTATTTCAAATACCTCCTTAAGCTTCTCTAGGCCACTTGAAGATCTCTTGAATAAAGGAAAAAGAATAGCCTCATGTCCTAGGATCGATGAAGATATGTTCTCTCGGGCCCTCTCTATAGACCCAAAAACATTAGCAAACGAAACACAGAGAATTGCATCAATCCTTAGCAATGCTTCAAGTTTGGAACTAATTTCAAAGTACGGAAAAATTCTTACCACTTCTATAACTGGTAGAGCTGCCGTTTATGTTGATGGACTGGCCAATACTCCAGGAAAATTCACAATAATACCGGGAGGTATAATTGGTATTGCCCCTATTGAAGGGACCACAAATGGGGAAGTTATAGTTAACGGAAGCATCAGTCATTTAGGTATCATAAACTCAGAAATTCACCTCAAAATAGAGAATGGAGAAATAATAGATATTTCTGGAGGAGATGACGCTAAAAAATTAGAAAAACTACTAGATTCATACGATAACAGTGATATGTACAAGATAGCCGAAATTGGAGTGGGAGTACACCCCCTAATGAAAATACGTGGAAATGCCACTGAAGACGAAAGTGCTAGAGGCGTGATTATAATAGGACTAGGAGACAATGCAGGGCATTTAGGAGGTAAAACCAAAGCTCCTGCTCATGTTGACCTCAGTATAAAAAATGCTAGTTTAAAAGTGGACTCAAAGTTCGTTCTTGTGGAAAATGGAAAACTCGTTGGATTATAACTCTAAAAAGGAGGGGAGCAATATAAAGAAGAACTTAGATTACAAAGATAGGATAATTCTTTCACTCTTGGTAAAGGATAGTTCCATCTCACTTGTGGATATTTCAAAGGTTTTGGGCATAAGTGTTACTGCTACAAAGAAAAGGTTAGCGAAACTAAAAGATAGAGGAATAATAAAGCAGAGTACAATAAAAGTAAATTTCGATAAACTAGGTTATGGTGTTTTAGCATTTATAAAAATGGCAATAGAACCTCAAATGCGTGAACACGTGATAACAGAGCTCAAAAAAATAAAAAATGTGATTGAACTCTATGAAGTGAGTGGAGAATATGACATAATGGCCAAAGTAGTTGTTAAAAACGTAAGTGAGCTGAGAGATACCCTATTGACCACATTAACCAAAATAGGTGGGATTAACAAAACTTCTACTATGATAATAATGAAAGAACATTCTTGTAATTTGGAAAAATTATTTGGGGAAGAGGAACATGAATGAGCCCTTAAAGGCATTGATATTTTTAAGAATCGAGCCTATGAAACGTGTTTTTGAGTTAGGTGAGACCTTAGCCAGAATTTCCCAAATAACCCGTATATACGAAGTTACTGGAGAATTCGAACTGTTCTTAGAGGTTATAGTGGAAAGTACTACTGAACTGGGAAGCATTGTAAACAAGATCTCTCTTACTCCTGGGGTCAAACTAATCCAGGTATTCATAGTTACTAAAACAGTAAAAGAATGAGAAGTTATCCACTTAGACACTCAATGAAGAACCGCTAATTATACAATTATCCCCTAATCAAGAAAAAACTCTTACCACTTTTCCTCATCCGCTGATATCAGAAAAGTAAATAGAAAAATCAAACAATGAACACACCTACAATAATATACAGAACCGCTGCTACTGTTGCCGCTGTCACTGCATAGGGCAATTGAGTGGTTACGTGATCCATGTGATCACAAGCAGCACCGAAGGATGAAAGAACCGTTGTATCAGAAACTGGAGAACAATGGTCTCCAAAGACACCTCCTCCAGCTACGGCCGCTATTGTTGCATAAACCAATGGGCCGAGAGTGTTAT
Protein-coding regions in this window:
- a CDS encoding RidA family protein; this translates as MKEIIFTEKAPKPIGPYSQAIKIGNFLFISGQIPVDPESGKLVEGGIRAQTHQVLKNIKAIVEAAGGTLNNVVKVTVYLDDMDDFAEMNEVYSQYFSESKPARAAIEVSRLPKNVKIEIEAIAYI
- a CDS encoding aminotransferase class V-fold PLP-dependent enzyme, yielding MSVNGINLKEVRNNFPMLKHWVFFNAADQMIPGRYWMDAMRECITLYEAGRIEDDAPYGPATHPFLTTVFFETIRKSAKLIHAKEEEVTNLYRVMTGANLIINDLIKWQKGDNVVFTDMDYPSIPYILLNLRRKGIELRRIKNVNGEILMSDLEKAIDDNTKLVVVNHTMAWSGFTYDVKEVSKLAHEHGAYVLDDAIQAVGAIDVNVHKDDVDFLLTGSYKWQSGPEGAGIFYIREDLIEEFDPDFRNYIWADVPGGIPFGSPEHDNVKHWDYPLVKTANRFEMGLCVTPVLFGWNATLDFLLDIGSEKIEKRVRSLGDYLVDRLYEIGCTLVTPEDKKKRHGLIVYSTGDHQLDQKTYEYFSAPAPHEKPIKVSLRFVGGVGGIRVSTHFFNTKEEIDYLIEVQQRFLKK
- a CDS encoding sodium-dependent transporter, which encodes MPEISGKGRETWATKTGAILALIGVAVGLGNVWRFPYMLGKFGGAAFLAVYLFLIVTIGIPALWAEFTVARYTKSGPATAFIKAGLPGGKYVGWLLVMVAIMAVSYYLVVIGWVLWYFLGSLGGMYTNVDAGTFFENTLGSMSIQAAMDLIVLVFIGMILLGGIRKGIERASKIFMPFFYLSFIVLILRVFTLPGAMDGLAYYLKPNWSAITPMTILASMGQVFFSLGLGATWIFIYGSHLSDDQDLVSSGVWTAFGDTAAAFLAGLVVLPAVFAFGIDPASGPPLIFITLPEVFKQIPGGLIFAALFFLALFLVAVLSAIPGFEIVIDAFEEKFGWDRKKTTIFMIVIEFILGLPTMYNLNFLLYNDLFWGSTMLPIGSLIAIITFTWILGRSKAFEELRKGSKTKFKGTLETVLFYWIKFVLPIFIILTLLWGWYSFFTS
- a CDS encoding aminotransferase class V-fold PLP-dependent enzyme, yielding MDKQEIQSLFPILSEKNISYFASCSYGPLSKPVKEVLLNYIEDWEKKGMNWDFWMEKYEELRKEAAKLIGAHVDEIALTPNVSSGLASIATALEYKGKNVVLSDLNFPTVGHVWLAQRKHGAKVKFVSSKEWKIELEEIEKAIDDNTLVLSEPHVCYQSGFKYESILALSDIAHEHGALLVIDDAQSTGVVDIDVKKEQIDVLVTTTLKYLLGGAGLGIMYVRQELIEELEPTITGWFGQQNPFSFDIYNLDYSNSARRFESGSPAVPTILTSLEAIRLIRKIGPKRIESHVSSLVSYATELGEEHHLDILSPKNQENMGPMFVFKTENPHRIAKSLLQNKIIVSPRGPAVRVAMHIFNSKEDIDKLFDYLAVLER
- a CDS encoding Lrp/AsnC family transcriptional regulator, producing MENSLDYNSKKEGSNIKKNLDYKDRIILSLLVKDSSISLVDISKVLGISVTATKKRLAKLKDRGIIKQSTIKVNFDKLGYGVLAFIKMAIEPQMREHVITELKKIKNVIELYEVSGEYDIMAKVVVKNVSELRDTLLTTLTKIGGINKTSTMIIMKEHSCNLEKLFGEEEHE
- a CDS encoding Lrp/AsnC ligand binding domain-containing protein; protein product: MNEPLKALIFLRIEPMKRVFELGETLARISQITRIYEVTGEFELFLEVIVESTTELGSIVNKISLTPGVKLIQVFIVTKTVKE